The window TTGAAGAGTCTTCTAATTTTTTCTTTATAGAATTTTCATAATAATTCTCGTGCTTTATATTCATTGTAACGAATTTGGCCTTGAATATTATAAACTTTTTGATAATTTGTAAAAGTTTTTAAAGCATCTGTTCAATTTAAATAAGCACTTTTATCATTCCACTGATAAACTGTTATTGGTTTCTCATAAGATGCTGATAATACATCTCGTGATAATTCTCCACTACCATTAATGGTAAAATTACCTGGATTTTGGATTGTATTAACAGTTGCAATTGGGATTTTATTTTTAATATATAACGATTTAATTGTTCTCTAGTATTAAATACCTCACCATTAAATACATAATTATTGTCATTAAAGCCAAAACTTATTACTTCCGCATTCGATCTAGCCTTGGACCAGAATCATAAAAATATTTCAAAGACTCATCTCTTTAATCTCAGAAATTAAATCTGCCCTTACCAATGAAACTTCTATATCTATATCATCAAAATATAGTTAGCATAAAAATAAATAAATACTCTATATTAGAATTTGCCAAATAATTTAATCTATCATAAGTCATTTCTAGATTACTTACTGATTTATCTTAATAAATCAATTCTTAAAACTATTTTTTAAATAACATTTATTAAAATTATCTTTAAAAACTAGTAATAATTAAATACAGACATTAATATGCCTTTTTAATAATAACATAATATTATTTTATTTAATTTTAAATTATAAAAATTTTTTTATAAAAATAAGTTTTAATAATTCTTAATAAAAATTATTTTACGGTTTCTTGTTCTAATTCACTTTCTAAATCAACTTCTAATAAATTATGTTCTGCTAGTTCTTGGTCAAGTTCAATTGTATGTTCAGTACGTTTTAAATCTTTGTAAATAAAGAACCCAAACAAAATTCCTAAACAAATTAAAATTACTAATAATACTGTTAAAGCAATAATCGTTAACATCTACTCCACCTCGTCTTCTAATTTAGGTTGTGATACTTTAGGAATTTCATTTTGAATAACTGTCTTCTTAATTTTATTTTTTTTAGCATCAAAAATTTCAGGACTATTAGCTAATGCCGAAATTATTGGTACCAAAATTCCTAACACTAATGCTAAGATAAAAATATATAATGGGTTAGTTGTTGTTGAAATCACAAAATCATAAATAGAAAAGCCAATAATAATAAATAAAATAACCGGGATAACATAATACATCATTAAGCGGTATAATGTCCCTAATTTAATTCATGAAACTTTATTGTTATATTTAATTAGGACATCTAATTTTTTAGTTTTATGAACAAAGAAGATTACTTGTGCAAATGATACTAAAATTAAATCTAACCCAGCAGCTAATAATTGGAAGGAATTAATTAACTGGTAAGTATTTTCAAATACTAACGCTAAGCCAACCACAATGATTAATGTACATATTCCAAAAATAACTCGGCGCTTTTTAAAATGATACTGAGTCTCAATTGCATCTACAATAACTTCGGTATTTCCGACCGTAGTACTTAATCCCGCAATGAACAAGGCTAAGAAAAAGAGAATTCCTAAGAAGCTACCAAAGCCTACAACAGTATTTTGGTTAATAATATGGAAAGTCTTTGGAAGCACATTAAAGACGAACACTATCGAATCACTACCAAATTTATTAGTAATTTCTTGCTGGAATAATAAAATGTTAGTTTTATCACTTATACTATTATTAACAATTGCCCCGGACGAACCAAAGATAAAAATTAAATTGGTAACTGATAAAAATAAAATCCCAATTAGTAATAAATATGTTTTGGAAGTATTATCTTGGTTATGGGGAGCAACTCCGGCAAACCGTATCATCATTCCCATTCCTAACGAAGTGGTAAAGAATGCTAAGGAAAAGACACTACTTCAAGTTTGGGTTGTCCCTAGTTTTTTTAAATTATCTTTTAAAAATAAAGTAGCTAACCCTTCTTTGCTACCCGGAACTGTTAAAATATAAATTGCTAAAATAAAAATAATAATAAATAATAAGGGCATAAATACTTTGTTTAATTTTTCAATCCCTTTAATCCCAAATGATAAGATTAATCCCACTAAAATAACAACTAAGAGAAAGGCTAAAAATACAATTCATTGAAAACCACCATGCGCACTAACACCAAAGCCACCACTCTGCAAAATATGCTTATTAAAAATATTACCACCCATATCATTAATAAGACTGGGACTAAATTCAATTCCAATTGAAACAATTGTATAACCAACTAAAACTGAATAATATATTGGAATAATAATCATTAAGGTTGATTGAAACCACCCAATAAATTTACTTACTTTAACATTTTCTTTTTCAAAAATATTAATCACACTTTTACGGCGCAAGTTTCCTAAATTAAATTCAAAGATTAATAACGGAATTCCAACAATGATCATTGCTACAATATAAAACAAGAAAAAATAAAATCCCCCGTTCTTATTAATATAACCAGGTAATCCTCAAATTACCCCTAGTCCAATTGCTGCTCCTAAAGAAGAAACAATAAAACCAACTTTGCTCATTTGCTTTTTCTTATTCATAGTTATCTCCTAACTTTTATAATAAAATTTTAAATATTATGGAAAATAAGATAAATTTATAAAAAAATTTTTACCTTTTACATTAAATGATTATACCGTAATTTTAATAATTTGTCATCAATTTTAAATATTTTTTTATGACCCTAATTTTAATTAACTGGTAAAAGAAAAAATCTCTTTATAAATAAAGAGATTTTTCAATATAATATTTAATTAAAAATTACTTTGTTTCTGGTGATGTTTCATCTGTTAAATTATTAAAATCATCAATTGTTTT is drawn from Spiroplasma mirum ATCC 29335 and contains these coding sequences:
- a CDS encoding sodium-dependent transporter; this translates as MNKKKQMSKVGFIVSSLGAAIGLGVIWGLPGYINKNGGFYFFLFYIVAMIIVGIPLLIFEFNLGNLRRKSVINIFEKENVKVSKFIGWFQSTLMIIIPIYYSVLVGYTIVSIGIEFSPSLINDMGGNIFNKHILQSGGFGVSAHGGFQWIVFLAFLLVVILVGLILSFGIKGIEKLNKVFMPLLFIIIFILAIYILTVPGSKEGLATLFLKDNLKKLGTTQTWSSVFSLAFFTTSLGMGMMIRFAGVAPHNQDNTSKTYLLLIGILFLSVTNLIFIFGSSGAIVNNSISDKTNILLFQQEITNKFGSDSIVFVFNVLPKTFHIINQNTVVGFGSFLGILFFLALFIAGLSTTVGNTEVIVDAIETQYHFKKRRVIFGICTLIIVVGLALVFENTYQLINSFQLLAAGLDLILVSFAQVIFFVHKTKKLDVLIKYNNKVSWIKLGTLYRLMMYYVIPVILFIIIGFSIYDFVISTTTNPLYIFILALVLGILVPIISALANSPEIFDAKKNKIKKTVIQNEIPKVSQPKLEDEVE